In Lysobacter firmicutimachus, one genomic interval encodes:
- a CDS encoding VanW family protein, whose product MSRVTVPPPARTDLPTRRQALLFVCKAWGLRAIRFWRDARDPQRPRAHAPARSLREAPVLAEFDGALWPRDEADPLLVAGKLQNLRVALRRLDGIEVPAGAMFGFWKQIGRATRARGYVSGRELREGCVIPAIGGGLCQLSNALYDSAVRAGLEVVERHRHSRTLPGSLAEQDRDATVFWNYLDLRLRAPFAWRLEVAMDAQRLRLRIRALARAEAALPLAPSPRRANSLVNDCGSCGQTECHRHAGPAARGLRRTWWMEEAWPEFRRHLQDQRGEGDRVFGAGGATLPAQAAHRRIAQSLAWRYRRRRGQALPQVRLAQLQGHARDLARRLQARDVELVLPQSLLPFLWRDGELAGRRYAVQMTALPMAALQDELDRAVRRHPQCASLRDFRADPQLIEDEWQGLLGAQTWLSPHAQVLELAGARANALPWVLPPALQRVPRAAGAPPRVLFAASALARKGIHELLEALRGDEVEILLPPGDSERGLDPGRARLRRVAGYAQGLSEADAVALPAWVEHQPRALLSAIASGIPVIATPACGLGEALRWRRVEAGDAEGLRRAVRDALT is encoded by the coding sequence ATGAGTAGGGTCACCGTTCCGCCTCCCGCCCGCACCGATCTGCCGACCCGCCGCCAGGCCTTGCTGTTCGTCTGCAAGGCCTGGGGCCTGCGCGCCATCCGGTTCTGGCGCGACGCGCGCGACCCGCAGCGCCCGCGCGCGCATGCGCCGGCGCGCAGCCTGCGCGAGGCGCCGGTGCTGGCCGAGTTCGACGGCGCGCTGTGGCCGCGCGACGAAGCCGATCCCTTGCTGGTCGCCGGCAAGCTGCAGAACCTGCGCGTGGCCTTGCGCCGGCTCGACGGCATCGAGGTGCCGGCCGGAGCGATGTTCGGTTTCTGGAAACAGATCGGTCGCGCGACCCGCGCGCGCGGCTATGTCAGCGGCCGCGAACTGCGGGAGGGCTGCGTGATTCCGGCGATCGGCGGCGGCCTGTGCCAGTTGTCCAACGCCTTGTACGACAGCGCGGTGCGCGCCGGCCTGGAGGTGGTCGAACGGCACCGCCATTCGCGCACGCTGCCGGGTTCGCTGGCCGAGCAGGACCGCGACGCGACCGTGTTCTGGAACTACCTCGACCTGCGCCTGCGTGCGCCGTTCGCCTGGCGTCTGGAAGTCGCGATGGATGCGCAACGGCTACGCTTGCGCATTCGTGCCCTGGCCCGCGCCGAGGCGGCCCTGCCGCTGGCGCCGTCGCCGCGCCGCGCGAATTCGCTGGTCAACGATTGCGGCAGCTGCGGCCAGACCGAATGCCATCGCCATGCCGGGCCGGCCGCGCGCGGCCTGCGCCGGACCTGGTGGATGGAAGAGGCGTGGCCGGAGTTCCGCCGTCACCTGCAGGATCAGCGCGGCGAAGGCGATCGCGTGTTCGGCGCCGGCGGCGCGACGCTGCCGGCGCAGGCCGCGCACCGGCGGATCGCGCAATCGCTGGCCTGGCGGTACCGGCGCCGGCGCGGCCAGGCCTTGCCGCAGGTGCGGCTGGCGCAGCTGCAGGGCCACGCGCGCGATCTGGCGCGGCGATTGCAGGCGCGCGATGTGGAACTGGTGCTGCCGCAGAGTCTGCTGCCGTTCCTGTGGCGCGACGGCGAACTGGCCGGGCGCCGCTATGCGGTGCAGATGACCGCGCTGCCGATGGCGGCGTTGCAGGACGAACTCGACCGCGCGGTGCGGCGCCACCCGCAATGCGCTTCGCTGCGCGATTTCCGCGCCGACCCGCAGCTGATCGAGGACGAGTGGCAGGGCCTGCTCGGCGCGCAGACTTGGCTGAGCCCGCATGCGCAGGTGCTGGAGTTGGCCGGCGCGCGCGCCAACGCTCTGCCTTGGGTGTTGCCGCCGGCGTTGCAGCGCGTGCCGCGCGCGGCGGGCGCGCCGCCGCGGGTGCTGTTCGCCGCGTCGGCGCTGGCGCGCAAAGGCATCCACGAACTGCTCGAAGCGCTGCGCGGGGACGAGGTCGAGATCCTGCTGCCGCCGGGCGACAGCGAGCGCGGTCTCGATCCGGGGCGCGCCCGCCTGCGCCGCGTCGCCGGCTATGCGCAGGGCCTGAGCGAAGCCGATGCGGTGGCCTTGCCGGCCTGGGTCGAGCACCAGCCGCGCGCCTTGCTGAGCGCGATCGCCAGCGGCATTCCGGTGATCGCGACGCCGGCTTGCGGCCTGGGCGAGGCGCTGCGCTGGCGGCGCGTCGAGGCCGGCGATGCCGAGGGACTGCGCCGCGCCGTGCGCGACGCGCTGACCTGA
- a CDS encoding primosomal protein N' encodes MPEAPFPPPQTVWRVALPLPLPRLFDYLPPAGEPVVDDGVGCRVRVPFGRRELVGVVAEVGAPEFDGDGTALKTAVARLDPTPLLQGELLDSLRWLARYTHAPLGEVLATALPGPLRHGEPLPDTHAWAWCATEAGAAGRGRLRAGKPRRLADLLHDHGTLDEDRLDNLLEGWRDAARSLAKRGHAERVAVAAATQVPVPRPGPSLNDEQQAAVDAVLAAQGFNALLLDGVTGSGKTEVYLHAIADCLARGKQALVLVPEIGLTPQTLARFRARLGVPVHALHSGLGDGERARTWAAFARGEARVAVGTRSAVFLPLPEPGLIVIDEEHDASFKQQDGIRYHARDFALVRAKALDVPVLLGSATPSLESLRNAQAGRYGHLRLQRRAGQAQAPRVRVVDVRKRPLEAGLSPELFERVHAELRAGGQVLVFKNRRGYAPVLLCHDCGWSAHCPRCSTPLKGTPMTVHGGGRRLQCHHCGTRRPAPDACPDCGGLALQSQGAGTERIEESLAARLSGFPVLRIDRGSTQKRDALEKLLAEFGTAPGVLVGTQMLAKGHDLPNLTLVAVVGIDEGLFSADFRAPEKLAQLLIQVAGRAGRANKPGEVLLQTHHPDHPLLHTLLAGGYAAFAETELAQREAAEFPPFAHMALIRAEAQQVELANAFLAVARRELERAAAGRRGDGNARGLEINGPVPAPMPRRAGYLRAQLILSAPERRALHAALDAALPAIHAAPETRKVRWSLDVDPADLY; translated from the coding sequence ATGCCCGAAGCCCCGTTTCCGCCGCCTCAGACCGTCTGGCGCGTCGCCCTGCCGCTGCCGCTGCCGCGCCTGTTCGACTACCTGCCGCCGGCCGGCGAACCGGTCGTGGACGACGGGGTCGGCTGCCGAGTGCGGGTGCCGTTCGGACGCCGCGAGCTGGTCGGGGTGGTGGCCGAAGTCGGCGCACCGGAGTTCGACGGCGACGGCACCGCGCTCAAGACCGCCGTGGCCCGGCTCGACCCAACGCCGCTGCTGCAGGGCGAACTGCTCGACTCGCTGCGTTGGCTGGCGCGCTACACCCACGCCCCGCTGGGCGAGGTGCTCGCCACCGCCCTGCCCGGCCCGCTACGCCACGGCGAACCGCTGCCCGACACGCACGCCTGGGCCTGGTGCGCGACCGAAGCCGGCGCCGCCGGGCGCGGGCGCCTGCGTGCGGGCAAACCGCGACGGCTGGCCGATCTGCTGCACGATCACGGCACGCTCGACGAAGATCGCCTCGACAATCTGCTCGAAGGCTGGCGCGACGCCGCCCGCAGCCTGGCCAAACGCGGCCATGCCGAACGCGTCGCCGTCGCCGCCGCGACGCAGGTACCGGTGCCGCGCCCCGGCCCATCGCTCAACGACGAGCAACAGGCCGCCGTCGATGCGGTCCTGGCGGCCCAGGGCTTCAACGCCCTGCTGCTGGACGGGGTCACCGGCAGCGGCAAGACCGAGGTCTACCTGCACGCCATCGCCGACTGCCTGGCGCGCGGCAAGCAGGCTCTGGTGCTGGTGCCGGAGATCGGCCTGACCCCGCAGACCCTGGCGCGCTTCCGCGCCCGCCTCGGCGTGCCGGTGCACGCCCTGCATTCCGGGCTCGGCGATGGCGAGCGCGCGCGCACCTGGGCCGCGTTCGCGCGCGGCGAGGCGCGGGTCGCGGTCGGCACCCGCTCGGCGGTGTTCCTGCCCCTGCCCGAGCCGGGACTGATCGTGATCGACGAGGAACACGACGCCAGCTTCAAGCAGCAGGACGGCATCCGCTACCACGCCCGCGACTTCGCCCTGGTCCGGGCCAAGGCCCTGGACGTACCGGTGCTGCTCGGCAGCGCGACGCCGTCGCTGGAGTCGCTGCGCAACGCCCAGGCCGGCCGCTACGGCCATCTGCGCCTGCAGCGCCGCGCCGGCCAGGCGCAGGCGCCGCGGGTGCGGGTGGTCGACGTACGCAAGCGCCCGCTCGAGGCCGGCCTGTCGCCGGAACTGTTCGAACGCGTCCACGCCGAGCTGCGTGCCGGCGGCCAGGTGCTGGTGTTCAAGAACCGCCGCGGCTATGCGCCGGTGCTGCTGTGCCACGACTGCGGCTGGAGCGCGCACTGCCCGCGCTGCAGCACCCCGCTCAAGGGCACGCCGATGACCGTGCACGGCGGCGGCCGGCGCCTGCAATGCCACCACTGCGGCACCCGCCGGCCGGCGCCCGATGCCTGCCCGGACTGCGGCGGCCTGGCCTTGCAGTCGCAGGGCGCCGGCACCGAGCGCATCGAAGAATCGCTGGCCGCGCGCCTGTCCGGATTTCCGGTGCTGCGCATCGATCGCGGCAGCACCCAGAAGCGCGACGCGCTGGAAAAACTGCTGGCCGAGTTCGGCACCGCGCCGGGCGTGCTGGTCGGCACCCAGATGCTGGCCAAGGGCCACGACCTGCCCAACCTGACCCTGGTCGCGGTGGTCGGCATCGACGAAGGCTTGTTCAGCGCCGACTTCCGCGCCCCGGAAAAACTCGCCCAGTTGCTGATCCAGGTCGCCGGCCGCGCCGGCCGCGCGAACAAGCCCGGCGAAGTGCTGCTGCAGACCCACCACCCCGACCATCCGCTGCTGCACACGTTGCTGGCGGGCGGCTATGCCGCGTTCGCCGAAACCGAGCTGGCCCAGCGCGAGGCCGCCGAATTCCCGCCGTTCGCGCACATGGCGCTGATCCGCGCCGAAGCGCAGCAAGTCGAACTGGCCAATGCGTTCCTGGCGGTGGCCCGGCGCGAGCTCGAGCGCGCCGCCGCCGGGCGCCGCGGCGACGGCAACGCGCGCGGGCTGGAGATCAACGGCCCGGTGCCGGCGCCGATGCCGCGCCGCGCCGGCTACCTGCGCGCGCAGCTGATCCTGTCGGCCCCGGAGCGGCGCGCCTTGCACGCCGCGCTCGACGCGGCATTGCCGGCGATCCACGCCGCGCCGGAAACGCGCAAGGTGCGCTGGTCGTTGGACGTGGACCCGGCCGATCTGTATTGA
- a CDS encoding DUF3106 domain-containing protein, whose translation MRRDRFRSAPRPAPALALAMLAALIGLAGAAAALPPELEQTLARLPAPERARLQAQGARWDGWNDAQRREFAQRAAQWEQRPAGERGAARERYRAWQGLSAGDRAEVQAAAARYAALPPDRQQALRARFDALDGSERRGWLLGPQLGADYPALQPLLAQLPASQHAALLAALHGLSAPQRKELAVLVQRTPPQERARLRSELLAAPAASRGAWLQDALQR comes from the coding sequence ATGCGCCGTGACCGGTTCCGCAGCGCCCCCCGGCCGGCGCCGGCCTTGGCCTTGGCGATGCTGGCGGCCTTGATCGGCCTGGCCGGCGCCGCCGCGGCCCTGCCGCCCGAGCTGGAGCAGACCCTGGCGCGCTTGCCGGCGCCGGAGCGCGCCCGTCTGCAGGCGCAGGGCGCGCGTTGGGACGGCTGGAACGACGCCCAGCGGCGCGAGTTCGCCCAGCGCGCCGCGCAATGGGAGCAACGCCCGGCCGGCGAACGCGGCGCCGCGCGCGAACGCTATCGGGCCTGGCAAGGCCTGAGCGCCGGCGATCGCGCCGAAGTCCAGGCCGCAGCGGCGCGTTACGCCGCGCTGCCGCCGGATCGGCAACAGGCCCTGCGCGCACGTTTCGATGCGCTCGACGGCAGCGAACGCCGCGGCTGGCTGCTCGGCCCGCAGCTCGGCGCCGACTATCCGGCGCTGCAGCCGTTGCTGGCGCAATTGCCGGCTTCGCAACACGCCGCGCTGCTGGCCGCCCTGCACGGCCTGAGCGCGCCGCAGCGCAAGGAACTGGCGGTGCTGGTCCAGCGCACGCCGCCGCAGGAACGCGCGCGGCTGCGCAGCGAACTGTTGGCGGCGCCGGCGGCGAGCCGCGGCGCCTGGCTGCAGGACGCGCTGCAGCGTTGA